A region of Solanum dulcamara chromosome 7, daSolDulc1.2, whole genome shotgun sequence DNA encodes the following proteins:
- the LOC129893893 gene encoding eukaryotic translation initiation factor 5B-like, whose amino-acid sequence MGRKKATEENPEPPKQGGGGGKSKKKNRVIDDDEYSVKTEEPIVQEETAVPPLGQKKASKSGAKDDDEKEEDEERKKPAKQGGGGKSRKNVVIDDDEYTIGTEDPVILEEKVAPTIAGGKKKGKKGKKGASNYGEEDDVQDRLDLTRDDQEDEGIVPFSGKLNKSKRGKASASVFSTTFDTIGDESSEENEEPVVAGMGKIIGNSFSVALLDEEEEADTSVSKLETETVEEDDAPELIFAGKKKSSKKKKKSAVSMTEANVREEVEPEQASPMVNPEEADDYESKKKERDVPETSKNKTKKKKGGRTVQEDEDEIDKILAELGEGAAAAPALSEEKVQVQQESKDNKSKKKKGGRTAQEEDDIDKILAEIGEGQATPAPASLPQEEKGQLQPQLGDAAAEKEAVEEGAMESAAAKKKKKKKEKEKEKKAAAAASSVEEKQEETKNDAKGKLADKKQSKQVKEMQERLKRMKEAEEKKKREEEERLRKEEEERHLQEELEKLAEEKKRLKKEREKEKLLKKKQEGKLLTGRQKEEARRLEAMRKQFLANGGTLPLPTGENKKETTKRPIYQTKKSKSQAQANGKTQEESVERSEVKEHQQEIVSEIDSVETEKVEDVDSTITEEKSEIADAEENEIEEDDDDEEWDAKSWDDADLKLPGKSAFEDEEVDSKPQPITKKEIKVASSAVHGAATLPVAAKSVIPTQKAAATVPGVLKNDRSRKEGEPEDRVADQNNQTGSPEEPGAPNQNEDNLRSPICCIMGHVDTGKTKLLDCIRGTNVQEGEAGGITQQIGATYFPAENIRERTKELKADAKLKVPGLLVIDTPGHESFTNLRSRGSGLCDIAILVVDIMHGLEPQTIESLNLLKMRNTEFIVALNKVDRLYGWKVCKNAPIVKAMKQQSKDVQFEFNTRLTQIVTQFKEQGINTELYYKNKEMGKDTFSIVPTSAISGEGIPDMLLLLVQWTQKTMVERLTYSNEVQCTVLEVKVVEGHGTTIDVVLVNGVLHEGDQIVVCGMQGPIVTTIRALLTPHPMKELRVKGTYLHHKKIKAAQGIKITAQGFEHAIAGTSLYVVGPDDDVEDIKEAAMEDMKSVMSRIDKSGEGVYVQASTLGSLEALLEFLKTPEVSIPVSGIGIGPVHKKDVMKASVMLEKKKEYATILAFDVKVTQEARELADELGVKVFMADIIYHLFDQFKAYIDTIKEEKKKEVAEEAVFPCVLKIVPNCVFNKKDPIVLGVDVLEGIVRIGSPICIPQKDFIDIGRIASIENNHKPVDYAKKGQRVAIKIVGSNPEEQQKMFGRHFEMEDELVSKISRRSIDILKANFRKDLTVEDWRLVMKLKTLFKIP is encoded by the exons ATGGGGAGAAAGAAGGCAACAGAAGAGAACCCTGAACCTCCTAAGCAGGGCGGTGGAGGAGGGAAGTCCAAGAAGAAGAATCGGGTGATTGACGACGATGAGTACTCTGTCAAGACTGAAGAACCTATAGTTCAGGAGGAGACAGCAGTACCACCTCTTGGTCAGAAAAAGGCCAGCAAGTCGGGGGCCAAAGATGACGAcgagaaagaagaagatgaagagagaaAGAAGCCGGCCAAGCAGGGTGGTGGAGGGAAGTCAAGGAAGAATGTGGTAATTGATGATGATGAATACACTATTGGGACAGAGGACCCTGTCATTCTGGAAGAAAAAGTTGCACCCACAATAGCAGGTGGCaagaaaaaaggtaaaaaagGGAAGAAGGGTGCTTCTAATTATGGAGAGGAAGACGATGTACAAGACAGATTGGATTTAACGAGGGACGACCAAGAGGATGAAGGCATTGTCCCCTTCTCTGGGAAACTGAACAAGTCGAAGAGGGGAAAAGCCAGTGCTAGTGTGTTTTCTACAACTTTTGATACAATTGGTGATGAATCGTCTGAGGAAAATGAAGAACCAGTCGTTGCTGGTATGGGGAAGATTATTGGCAATTCATTTAGTGTGGCGcttcttgatgaagaagaggagGCAGATACTTCTGTTTCTAAGCTTGAGACAGAGACAGTTGAAGAGGATGATGCGCCAGAACTTATTTTCGCAGGTAAAAAGAAGTCAtctaagaagaagaaaaaaagtgctGTCAGCATGACTGAAGCCAATGTTAGGGAAGAAGTTGAACCAGAACAAGCTAGCCCAATGGTTAACCCTGAAGAAGCTGATGATTATGAAAGCaaaaagaaggaaagagatgtACCAGAAACTTCTAAGAATAAAACCAAGAAGAAAAAGGGTGGTCGTACAgttcaagaagatgaggatgagaTTGACAAGATTCTAGCAGAACTTGGTGAAGGAGCTGCTGCTGCTCCTGCTCTTTCTGAAGAGAAAGTACAGGTGCAGCAAGAGTCAAAAGATAATAAATCTAAGAAGAAAAAGGGTGGTAGAACAGCTCAAGAAGAGGATGACATTGACAAAATTCTGGCAGAAATTGGTGAAGGGCAAGCTACACCTGCTCCTGCTTCTCTTCCACAGGAGGAGAAAGGCCAATTGCAGCCTCAACTAGGTGATGCTGCTGCTGAGAAGGAAGCAGTTGAAGAAGGAGCTATGGAGTCTGCTGctgcaaagaagaagaaaaagaagaaggagaaggaaaaagagaaaaaggcaGCTGCTGCTGCCTCTAGTGTAGAGGAAAAGCAGGAAGAAACAAAAAATGACGCCAAAGGAAAATTGGCAGATAAGAAACAGTCAAAGCAGGTTAAGGAGATGCAAGAGAGACTCAAAAGGATGAAGGAAgctgaagaaaagaagaagagggaagAAGAGGAAAGGTTAAGGAAGGAAGAAGAGGAACGACATCTTCAGGAAGAGCTAGAAAAACTTGCAGAAGAGAAGAAACGTTTGAAAAAGGAGAGAGAGAAGGAAAAGCTCTTGAAGAAGAAACAAGAGGGGAAACTACTTACAGGAAGGCAAAAGGAAGAAGCTCGAAGATTAGAAGCAATGAGAAAACAATTTCTTGCTAATGGTGGGACACTGCCACTCCCCACTGGGGAGAATAAGAAAGAGACAACCAAACGGCCAATTTATCAAACGAAAAAGTCAAAATCACAAGCTCAGGCTAATGGCAAAACCCAGGAAGAGTCTGTTGAAAGATCAGAAGTTAAAGAACATCAACAGGAGATTGTGTCCGAGATTGATTCTGTAGAAACTGAGAAAGTTGAGGATGTGGATTCGACAATTACGGAGGAAAAGTCAGAAATAGCTGATgcagaagaaaatgaaattgaagaagatgatgatgatgaggaaTGGGATGCAAAAAGTTGGGATGATGCTGATCTGAAACTTCCTGGTAAGAGTGCTTTTGAAGATGAGGAGGTAGATTCAAAACCGCAGCCTATAACTAAGAAAGAGATTAAGGTTGCAAGTTCAGCTGTTCATGGCGCAGCAACTCTGCCTGTTGCTGCCAAGTCGGTGATTCCTACTCAAAAAGCTGCTGCAACTGTGCCAGGTGTACTGAAGAATGACCGAAGTAGGAAAGAGGGTGAGCCTGAGGATAGGGTTGCAGATCAAAATAATCAGACAGGCAGTCCTGAAGAACCTGGTGCTCCTAACCAGAACGAAGACAATCTCCGGTCTCCTATTTGCTGTATTATGGGGCATGTTGATACTGGTAAAACCAAGCTACTTGATTGCATACGAGGCACCAATGTTCAAGAAGGTGAAGCTGGAGGGATTACCCAGCAGATAGGTGCGACTTACTTTCCAGCTGAGAATATACGCGAGAGAACGAAGGAGCTCAAAGCTGATGCGAAGCTGAAGGTCCCTGGTTTGCTGGTCATCGACACTCCTGGACATGAATCTTTCACGAATCTGCGTTCTCGAGGTTCAGGTTTATGTGATATTGCTATTTTGGTTGTTGACATCATGCATGGGCTAGAACCACAGACCATAGAGTCACTTAATCTTCTTAAGATGAGGAATACAGAATTTATTGTTGCTCTGAATAAG GTGGATAGGCTTTATGGATGGAAAGTTTGCAAGAATGCTCCCATTGTGAAGGCGATGAAGCAACAGTCCAAAGATGTTCAGTTTGAATTTAATACGAGGCTTACTCAG ATTGTCACCCAGTTCAAGGAACAAGGTATAAATACAGAATTGTACtataaaaacaaagaaatgGGGAAGGACACTTTTAGTATTGTACCAACTAGTGCTATTAG TGGTGAGGGTATTCCTGACATGCTGTTATTACTTGTTCAATGGACACAAAAGACAATGGTTGAGAGACTTACTTACAGCAATGAAGTCCAG TGTacagttttggaggttaaggtTGTTGAAGGTCATGGAACAACCATTGACGTGGTTTTGGTTAATGGCGTGCTTCATGAAGGAGATCAAATAGTCGTTTGTGGCATGCAG gGACCTATTGTTACCACAATCCGAGCATTACTAACGCCTCACCCCATGAAGGAACTCCGAGTAAAG GGAACATATTTgcatcataagaaaatcaagGCTGCCCAGGGTATAAAGATTACCGCTCAG GGCTTTGAGCATGCAATTGCTGGCACTAGTCTATATGTTGTGGGGCCTGATGATGACGTGGAAGACATCAAAGAAGCAGCTATGGAAGATATGAAGTCAGTGATGAGCAGGATTGACAAAAGTGGAGAGGGAGTATATGTTCAAGCATCTACACTTGGATCATTGGAAGCTTTGCTGGAATTCTTGAAGACCCCAGAAGTAAGCATACCTGTCAGTGGGATTGGCATAGGTCCTGTGCATAAAAAGGATGTCATGAAAGCTAGTGTTATGCttgagaagaagaaagagtATGCAACCATCTTGGCCTTTGATGTTAAAGTGACGCAGGAAGCTCGGGAACTTGCAGATGAACTTGGTGTCAAGGTTTTTATGGCTGACATTATTTATCacttatttgatcagtttaAAGCCTACATTGACACTAttaaggaagaaaaaaagaaggaagtTGCTGAAGAAGCAGTCTTCCCCTGTGTGCTCAAGATCGTACCAAATTGTGTCTTCAACAAGAAGGATCCAATTGTTCTGGGAGTTGATGTTCTTGAGGGCATTGTCAGG ATTGGATCTCCTATATGTATTCCTCAAAAGGACTTCATTGATATTGGTCGTATTGCATCCATTGAGAACAACCATAAGCCTGTTGACTATGCGAAGAAAGGCCAAAGGGTGGCCATTAAG ATAGTTGGATCTAACCCTGAGGAGCAACAAAAGATGTTTGGTAGGCATTTTGAAATGGAAGATGAGCTTGTCAGCAAAATTTCAAGGAGGTCTATTGACATACTCAAGGCCAATTTCCGG AAAGACCTCACAGTTGAGGATTGGAGACTTGTCATGAAACTGAAGACCCTCTTTAAGATACCATAA
- the LOC129894731 gene encoding uncharacterized protein LOC129894731, producing the protein MSSILSWNVRGINTQGVMERLQSLKSIHQISLFAILEPFSDSSQIHQFRNQLNMDNAISNPNGKIWLFWNKDVDCRILENGEHVITCEIFHVMNPNQFRVSFVYAKCKDHLRRPLWDNMLQHSNTTLPWCTLGDFNVITEPEEKLGGVTYNMRKSLEFISIIQACGLQDLGFSGQKYTWSNQRGIFFRIWKRLDRGMVNDKWLEVMPQTTITHLPTVGSDHCPLLLEFTEHHQHQIKYFKFMNCWTDHHSFMDTVSNCWNRNIEGNPMWCFHQKMKRLSNTLSRWSRMQFGDIYAKVKECEAKVRQAEKDLILLNSEECRANLHAINAEYIRYLKLEDSMLKQKTQLQWFKEGDKNFKYFHAIIRGRRRKLFIHRIQNDEGNWLQGDDDIARAACDHFQNIFTGEDTHIQEDALQCIPKLVTDDQNRDLQALPTLEELRTVVFSMNPNSAAGPDGMNGKFFQECWEIIKEDLFRVVLSFFNGQTLPKYYTHTCLVLLPKVSHPTKLSEFRPISLSNFTNKIISKLLCLRLAPTLPTLISPNQSGFVKNRSISENIMLAQEIIHQIKKPNVGGNVVIKLDMAKAYDRVSWSYICLVLRKMGFGEGFIDMGFFMAKRGPQINHLSFADDVIIFSSGRAQTLQLIMETLHTYESTSGQLINRDKSQFMVPSNAFNSTVRRIKKVTGFRQKDSPITYLGCPLYIGRQKLIYYSDLIAKVVNRITGWQAKILNYGGRVTLVKHVIQALPIHLLPAISPPVTILKQIQSITANFFWGWKNDKRKYHWSSWKNLSYPYDEGGIGVRQISDVAKSFQYKQWWTFRTKNSLWGDFTKAKYCQRSNPITKKWHTGQSLIWKHLMKNKHKVEPHIQWQIQSGSCLFWWDNWLGVGPLAQFNNNSCRLNNTTVSAFMDNGQWTTDLLIQQAPPQMVPGQDTIDHILVAGAFARSTWSMFADSVGISKEYTPLRNLLMRWWTSKYRNEAHKIMIQALPIFICWNLWKNRCASKYGGKHSNLAKVKFSVFKDTSHLLHSAFPYINWPNNWRDLVLLVEQCYHDIKVFPVCWSKPTDHLVKLNTDGSALTNPDNIGGGGILRNASCDLMFAYAIPLGSGTNNQAEIKAAIFGLSWCLHLGYNQVILEVDSQLLLKWLQQEAKPPWSIKELLDKLNNIINQFQEFSYNHTFREANSTADSLSKHSHKCSVPELYFNKQDLPKEARALMELDMLGMVRNRALFLLSFPISVVCAGTYKPTTHQSTSGETNLGAPWCSNSRMQQTTNGSLPNPIDATPLWMAVKGCKNTGSCIRSPLYSKKFNHFKTSNKELHTNLHQPFHFPQLLDLFLVAKAGSQLHTCYNFKVENAWLLREPAAIITHPLYLPYAAQQQKYQKRDLPQVQNASSSNLQIGRYPKDLTIIQQREIQQGAGYRTTTTMFFCSLGYL; encoded by the exons ATGAGTAGTATTCTCAgttggaatgtgaggggtattaatacccaggGTGTCATGGAAAGACTTCAATCCCTGAAGAGTATCCATCAGATTTCCTTATTTGCTATCCTGGAACCTTTTTCTGATAGCTCTCAAATTCATCAGTTCAGAAACCAGCTTAACATGGACAATGCTATTAGCAAcccaaatggtaagatttggttgttttggaatAAAGATGTGGATTGTAGGATTCTGGAAAATGGGGAACATGTGATTACTTGTGAAATCTTCCATGTAATGAATCCAAACCAATTCAGAGTTTCATTTGTCTATGCAAAATgcaaagatcatctcagaagacccTTATGGGATAACATGTTGCAGCACTCAAATACAACCCTCCCTTGGTGTACCTTAGGTGACTTCAATGTTATCACTGAACCTGAAGAGAAACTGGGGGGTGTTACCTACAATATGAGAAAGAGCTTGGAGTTCATAAGCATCATTCAAGCCTGTGGTCTTCAGGATTTGGGATTCTCTGGACAGAAatacacttggtctaatcaGAGGGGTATCTTCTTTAGAATCTGGAAGAGATTAGATAGAGGTATGGTCAATGACAAATGGCTGGAAGTGATGCCTCAGACTACTATCACTCACTTACCTACTGTTGGCTCTGACCATTGCCCTCTCCTGTTAGAGTTCACTGAGCACCATCAACACCAAATCAAGTATTTTAAATTCATGAATTGTTGGACAGACCACCACTCCTTCATGGATACTGTTAGCAACTGCTGGAACAGGAACATTGAGGGTAATCCCATGTGGTGTTTtcatcagaaaatgaagagattatctaatactcttagtaggTGGTCCAGGATGCAGTTTGGGGACATCTATGCTAAGGTGAAAGAGTGTGAAGCCAAGGTTAGACAAGCTGAGAAGGATCTGATTCTTCTTAACTCTGAGGAATGTAGAGCCAATCTTCATGCCATCAAtgctgagtatattagatatctTAAGTTGGAGGACTCCATGCTCAAACAAAAGACTCAGTTGCAATGGTTCAAAGAGGGGGACAAGAACTTCAAGTACTTTCATGCAAtcatcagaggaagaagaaggaaactCTTCATCCATAGgattcaaaatgatgaaggtAACTGGTTGCAAGGGGATGATGACATAGCCAGGGCTGCTTGTGATCATTTCCAGAACATTTTCACTGGTGAAGACACTCATATTCAGGAGGATGCCCTTCAATGTATTCCTAAGCTTGTCACAGATGATCAAAACAGGGACCTCCAAGCTCTCCCCACCTTGGAGGAACTGAGGACTGTGGTCTTCTCTATGAACCCCAACTCAGCAGCTGGccctgatggaatgaatggTAAGTTTTTTCAGGAGTGCTGGGAGATCATCAAAGAAGATCTATTCAGAGTGGTCCTTTCTTTCTTTAATGGTCAAACATTGCCTAAGTACTATACTCATACCTGTTTGGttttactcccaaaagtaagCCATCCAACCAAGCTCTCAGAATTCAGGCCtattagccttagcaactttACCAATAAGATTATTTCCAAGCTTTTATGCCTCAGACTAGCACCCACTCTTCCTACTCTTATTTCCCCTAACCAATCTGGTTTTGTTAAAAATAGGAGTATCTCTGAGAACATCAtgctagctcaagaaatcattcACCAAATTAAGAAGCCTAATGTAGGTGGTAATGTGGTCATTAAGCtggacatggccaaagcctatgatagAGTCTCTTGGTCCTATATCTGTTTGGTCTTGAGGAAAATGGGCTTTGGAGAAGGGttcattgatatg GGTTTCTTCATGGCAAAGAGGGGGCCTCAAATTAATCATctcagctttgcagatgatgttatcatcttTTCTTCTGGGAGAGCCCAAACTTTGCAACTCATTATGGAAACCTTGCACACTTATGAGAGTACCTCTGGTCAGCTGATCAACAGAGACAAGAGCCAGTTCATGGTCCCTTCTAATGCCTTCAATTCTACTGTAAGAAGAATTAAGAAGGTCACTGGCTTCAGGCAAAAGGATAGCCCTATCACTTATCTGGGGTGCCCTCTTTACATTGGCAGACAAAAGCTCATATATTACTCTGATTTGATTGCCAAGGTGGTGAATAGAATAACAGGGTGGCAGGCTAAGATCCTCAactatggaggtagagtcacTTTGGTTAAACATGTCATCCAAGCACTCCCCATCCACCTGCTGCCAGCTATCTCCCCTCCTGTAACCATTCTCAAACAGATTCAGAGTATCACTGCAaacttcttctggggatggaagaatgacaagaggaagtaccactggtctTCCTGGAAAAACCTTAGCTACCCCTATGATGAAGGTGGTATTGGTGTTAGACAAATCTCTGATGTGGCCAAGTCTTTCCAAtataaacagtggtggacttttAGAACTAAGAACTCACTATGGGGAGATTTTACCAAAGCAAAGTACTGCCAAAGATCCAATCCCATCACCAAGAAATGGCACACTGGACAATCTTTGATATGGAAGCATCTTATGAAGAACAAGCACAAAGTTGAGCCTCACATCCAATGGCAAATACAGTCTGGCtcttgcctcttttggtgggacaactggtTGGGAGTGGGTCCTTTAGCCCAATTCAACAACAACAGCTGCAGGCTTAACAACACCACTGTTTCAGCCTTCATGGACAATGGACAATGGACCACTGATCTTCTCATCCAGCAGGCCCCTCCACAGATGGT acctggccaagacactaTAGACCATATCCTTGTTGCAGGAGCATTTGCCAGGAGTACTTGGAGTATGTTTGCTGACTCTGTGGGCATAAGCAAGGAGTACACACCTCTCAGAAATTTGTTAATGAGATGGTGGACCTCTAAATACAGGAATGAGGCTCACAAGATCATGATACAAGCACTCCCTATCTTCATATGCTGGAACCtctggaagaatagatgtgcttcaaaatatggaggaaagcaTTCTAACCTTGCAAAAGTAAAGTTCTCTGTCTTTAAAGACACTTCCCACTTGCTGCACAGTGCTTTTCCTTATATCAACTGGCCCAACAACTGGAGGGACCTGGTTCTCTTGGTTGAGCAATGCTACCATGATATCAAGGTCTTCCCTGTATGCTGGTCCAAACCAACTGACCATTTggtgaagctgaacactgatggcAGTGCTCTCACCAATCCTGACAACATTGGAGGAGGAGGAATCCTTAGGAATGCATCTTGTGATCTCATGTTTGCTTATGCAATCCCCTTAGGATCTGGAACTAACAATCAAGCAGAGATCAaagctgctatctttggtctctcttggtGCCTTCATCTTGGCTACAATCAAGTCATACTGGAGGTTGATTCCCAATTACTTCTTAAATGGCTGCAACAGGAAGCAAAGCCTCCATGGTCCATCAAAGAGCTGCTGGACAAGCTCAATAACATCATAAACCAATTCCAGGAATTCAGCTACAACCACACCTTCAGGGAAGCCAATTCCACAGCTGATAGCTTgtccaaacacagccacaaatgctCTGTTCCTGAGCTCTACTTCAACAAGCAGGATCTTCCCAAAGAGGCCAGAGCCCTCATGGAGCTAGATATGCTGGGAATG GTAAGGAATAGAGcattatttcttctttcttttcctatcTCTGTTGTATGTGCAGGTACATACAAACCTACAACTCATCAGTCCACCAGTGGAGAAACAAATTTAGGTGCCCCATGGTGCAGCAATAGCAGGATGCAACAAACTACAAATGGAAGTTTGCCAAATCCAATTGATGCAACCCCTCTTTGGATGGCTGTTAAAGGATGCAAGAACACAGGATCATGCATAAGGAGTCCTTT gtactccaagaagtttAACCACTTCAAAACAAGCAACAAGGAGCTTCACACAAACTTGCACCAACCTTTTCACTTCCCACAATTGCTAGACCTTTTTTTAGTTGCTAAGGCAGGTTCACAGTTGCACACCtgctacaacttcaaagttgagaatgctTGGCTTCTcagggaacctgcagccatcaTCACCCACCCTCTGTACCTCCCAtatgcagcacagcagcagaagtaccaaaagagggatctacCACAAGTCCAAAATGCAAGCTCTAgcaacctgcagattggcag GTATCCCAAGGACTTGACCATCATCCAACAGAGGGAGATACAGCAAGGAGCTGGTTACAGAACTACAACAACCATGTTTTTTTGCTCccttggctacttgtag